The Microbacterium luteum genome includes a region encoding these proteins:
- a CDS encoding glycosyltransferase family 2 protein, with translation MPARVHALLVVRPDGRPSAAFHLRRTLAALKEQRRPVDALTIVICGEDAAVRELAASSGAESVITASAGTSFAAATTLGTHRLDGDAVWLLAQDTAPEPDALTRLAGALELAPSVAFVAPKLVRWEDRSEIVSLGVSMTATGRSVGLADDELDQGQHDVTHDVLGSDVRGVLVRSDAWRALEGIDPALGGADEGLDLAVRARLAGSRISLVPTALVAVAGDGVAGLPAPRNGRARRRGARAVRTAQLHRRLAYAPAPAVFLHWLSLLPLALWLSAVFLVRKQPGLVWPQWAAAVVVALRVPAIARSRGRIRRTRRASWAQIAPLRFTGHQLRQRLDEDRGVVDSAPVRGELGFFTKGGAWLVLAALVVSVASFASLLAWPVLGGGALQPLRATVAQLWADATFGLRPLGWETIGAADPFSAVIAVIGSLSPFEPSHAIVVLWILALPLAALGGWFAAVRVTDRGSLRVMVGALWTLAPMFLVALVDGRPTAVLVHLLLPWLFYAGSIAHRTWVASGVASLLLAAVVACAPSLAPAFAVVWTGAIILSVVMRGGNGVARLIWLVIPTVVLFAPLIVDQVRTGDVFALFADPGVPWAGPQVAADPAGRGLLAAGIPTPDMAGWQEFLPGVATWWVPLLSAPVAVLALFAPLTQRWAAGVTLLVISALGFGTAFVAVGIVVIFDQALTIAVWPGSGLSLAWIGAVGAAAVALDAGLAPRLSSARGSIAIAAALALVLLAVPSLTALAREASLLTNGPESTLPAYVAAEGRDDPDVGTILLTPQSDGGLSAEIVWGGSETLGGQTTLLSTRAVPTAADRELADIAVDLVTSTADDAVDRLAAHGVGFVLLAPPADPDASGARELQLSATTALDQRNGLDPVGDTSKGVLWRVADEVAPRAAAPAWVAQIAVVVGAAQLLVVVIALLLALPTAASRRGARRTSRIVGPYWQEGT, from the coding sequence ATGCCCGCCCGTGTCCATGCCCTTCTCGTGGTGCGCCCCGACGGTCGTCCGTCGGCCGCGTTCCACCTGCGGCGCACCCTCGCGGCGCTGAAGGAGCAGCGGCGCCCCGTCGACGCGCTGACGATCGTGATCTGCGGCGAAGACGCCGCCGTTCGTGAACTCGCGGCCTCATCCGGTGCGGAGTCGGTCATCACCGCCTCCGCCGGCACCTCCTTCGCCGCCGCCACCACCCTGGGCACCCACCGCCTCGACGGCGACGCGGTCTGGCTGCTCGCGCAGGACACCGCCCCCGAGCCCGACGCGCTCACCCGCCTCGCCGGCGCCCTCGAGCTGGCGCCCTCCGTCGCCTTCGTCGCTCCGAAACTCGTGCGGTGGGAGGACCGCTCCGAGATCGTCTCGCTCGGAGTGTCGATGACGGCCACCGGGCGCTCGGTGGGCCTCGCCGACGACGAGCTCGACCAGGGGCAGCACGACGTGACCCACGACGTGCTCGGCTCCGACGTGCGCGGCGTGCTGGTGCGATCCGACGCGTGGCGTGCCCTCGAGGGGATCGATCCGGCCCTCGGCGGCGCCGACGAGGGGCTCGATCTCGCGGTGCGCGCGCGACTGGCCGGCTCGCGCATCTCGCTCGTTCCGACCGCGCTCGTGGCCGTCGCCGGCGACGGGGTCGCGGGCCTGCCCGCCCCGCGCAACGGCCGAGCCCGGCGCCGCGGGGCGCGCGCGGTGCGCACCGCCCAGCTGCATCGACGCCTCGCCTACGCGCCCGCTCCGGCGGTGTTCCTGCACTGGCTCTCGCTGCTGCCGCTGGCCCTGTGGCTGTCGGCGGTGTTCCTCGTGCGCAAGCAGCCGGGCCTGGTCTGGCCGCAGTGGGCCGCGGCGGTCGTCGTCGCCCTGCGCGTGCCCGCGATCGCACGGTCACGCGGCCGCATCCGTCGCACCCGCCGGGCGTCGTGGGCGCAGATCGCCCCGCTGCGGTTCACCGGACATCAGTTGCGCCAGCGCCTGGACGAAGACCGCGGCGTGGTCGATTCCGCGCCGGTGCGCGGCGAGCTGGGCTTCTTCACCAAGGGCGGCGCGTGGCTCGTGCTCGCCGCTCTCGTGGTCTCGGTCGCCTCGTTCGCGAGCCTGCTGGCGTGGCCCGTGCTCGGCGGGGGAGCGCTGCAGCCCCTCCGTGCCACCGTCGCGCAGCTGTGGGCGGATGCGACCTTCGGCCTGCGCCCCCTCGGCTGGGAGACCATCGGCGCCGCCGACCCGTTCTCGGCCGTCATCGCCGTCATCGGCTCGCTGTCGCCGTTCGAGCCGTCGCACGCGATCGTCGTGCTGTGGATCCTCGCGCTGCCGCTCGCCGCCCTCGGCGGCTGGTTCGCGGCGGTGCGCGTGACCGATCGCGGTTCGCTGCGGGTGATGGTGGGGGCACTGTGGACGCTCGCGCCGATGTTCCTCGTGGCCCTCGTCGACGGCCGGCCGACCGCCGTCCTCGTGCACCTGCTGCTGCCGTGGCTGTTCTACGCCGGCTCCATCGCGCATCGCACCTGGGTCGCCTCCGGGGTGGCCTCGCTGCTGCTGGCCGCGGTGGTCGCGTGCGCTCCGTCGCTCGCCCCCGCCTTCGCCGTGGTGTGGACGGGCGCGATCATCCTGTCGGTCGTGATGCGCGGCGGAAACGGCGTCGCGCGGCTCATCTGGCTCGTCATCCCGACCGTCGTGCTCTTCGCGCCGTTGATCGTCGACCAGGTGCGCACCGGCGACGTGTTCGCCCTGTTCGCCGACCCCGGGGTGCCGTGGGCGGGCCCACAGGTGGCGGCCGATCCGGCCGGTCGGGGCTTGCTTGCCGCCGGCATCCCGACCCCGGACATGGCGGGGTGGCAGGAGTTCCTCCCCGGCGTCGCCACCTGGTGGGTGCCGCTGCTGTCGGCGCCGGTGGCGGTGCTCGCGCTCTTCGCCCCGCTCACCCAGCGCTGGGCCGCCGGCGTGACGCTGCTGGTGATCTCTGCGCTCGGATTCGGCACCGCCTTCGTCGCGGTCGGCATCGTCGTCATCTTCGACCAGGCGCTCACGATCGCCGTGTGGCCGGGGAGCGGGCTCAGTCTGGCGTGGATCGGCGCGGTCGGCGCGGCGGCGGTCGCCCTCGACGCCGGGCTCGCGCCACGGCTGTCGTCCGCCCGCGGATCGATCGCGATCGCGGCTGCGCTCGCGCTCGTGCTGCTGGCCGTGCCGTCGCTGACCGCCCTCGCCCGTGAGGCCAGCCTGCTCACCAACGGCCCCGAGAGCACCCTGCCGGCATACGTCGCCGCCGAGGGCCGCGACGACCCCGACGTCGGAACCATCCTGCTCACCCCGCAGTCCGACGGCGGACTGTCGGCCGAGATCGTGTGGGGCGGCAGCGAGACGCTCGGCGGACAGACGACCCTCCTGTCCACCCGCGCCGTGCCGACGGCGGCCGATCGCGAACTCGCCGACATCGCCGTCGATCTCGTGACCTCCACCGCCGACGACGCCGTCGACCGGCTCGCCGCGCACGGCGTCGGCTTCGTGCTGCTGGCGCCCCCGGCCGACCCCGACGCATCCGGCGCTCGCGAACTGCAGCTGTCGGCGACAACCGCGCTCGACCAGCGCAACGGCCTCGACCCGGTGGGCGACACCAGCAAGGGCGTGCTGTGGCGCGTCGCCGACGAAGTCGCGCCGCGCGCAGCCGCACCGGCGTGGGTCGCGCAGATCGCCGTCGTCGTCGGTGCCGCGCAGCTGCTCGTCGTCGTCATCGCGCTGCTTCTCGCGCTGCCGACCGCCGCATCCCGCCGTGGCGCGCGACGCACCTCGCGCATCGTCGGCCCGTACTGGCAGGAGGGCACATGA
- a CDS encoding WhiB family transcriptional regulator codes for MTGYRSGVPENWFVDPVQLGVPGVRRPAETDDENALAWQTDALCAQTDPEAFFPEKGGSTRDAKRICTSCDVRDECLEYALQNDERFGIWGGLSERERRKLKRRAS; via the coding sequence ATGACGGGTTACCGTTCCGGCGTTCCCGAGAATTGGTTCGTCGATCCCGTACAGCTCGGCGTGCCGGGCGTGCGACGTCCAGCCGAGACCGACGACGAGAATGCACTCGCGTGGCAGACAGACGCGCTGTGCGCCCAGACCGACCCGGAGGCGTTCTTCCCGGAGAAGGGCGGCTCGACGCGCGACGCCAAGCGCATCTGCACCTCGTGCGATGTGCGTGACGAATGCCTCGAGTACGCGCTCCAGAACGACGAGCGGTTCGGCATCTGGGGTGGCCTGTCCGAACGAGAACGGCGCAAGCTCAAGCGCCGCGCGAGCTGA
- the manA gene encoding mannose-6-phosphate isomerase, class I encodes MLVPLTNAPRDYAWGSTDLIARLEGREPTGRPEAEVWLGDHPGNPAVTADGRTLDAWLAEEAGAAGAPAKLTFLMKLLAAGSPLSIQAHPSKEQAEAGFAREEQAGIPRDAGHRTYRDDNHKPELIVAVSDEFLALAGLRALTDTRRLLALLGPAGAVLSARLDDTDAEASLSAVIAWLLSGEAQDEVDALIRAALDAPRGAGFDAELDLVAHLAHAYPSDPGVIVAMLMNLVSLAPGEGLYVPAGVLHAYVAGLGVELMAASDNVLRGGLTPKHIDVGELVSVLTPSPGPAPRVEAEEVGEGLWRYPTPAPDFTLRRADVAADTPVRVPVADTAILLATAGEVTVESAGDDLALTPGRAVLVTPDAEGAVLRGTGTVFIASTGFIA; translated from the coding sequence GTGCTGGTTCCCCTGACGAACGCCCCCCGCGACTACGCCTGGGGCTCGACCGATCTCATCGCCCGCCTCGAGGGTCGCGAGCCCACCGGGCGGCCCGAGGCCGAGGTCTGGCTCGGCGACCACCCCGGCAACCCGGCGGTCACCGCCGACGGCCGCACCCTCGACGCGTGGCTCGCCGAAGAAGCCGGCGCCGCGGGAGCCCCGGCGAAGCTGACGTTCCTGATGAAGCTGCTCGCGGCCGGATCGCCGCTGTCGATCCAGGCGCACCCGTCGAAGGAGCAGGCCGAGGCGGGCTTCGCGCGGGAGGAGCAGGCCGGCATCCCGCGCGACGCGGGCCACCGCACCTACCGCGACGACAACCACAAGCCCGAGCTGATCGTCGCCGTCAGCGACGAGTTCCTGGCGCTCGCCGGCCTGCGCGCACTCACCGACACCCGCCGGCTGCTCGCGCTGCTCGGCCCCGCGGGCGCGGTGCTCTCCGCCCGCCTCGACGACACCGATGCGGAGGCGTCCCTTTCCGCCGTCATCGCGTGGCTGCTCTCCGGCGAAGCGCAGGATGAGGTCGACGCGCTGATCCGCGCCGCCCTCGACGCACCCCGCGGCGCCGGCTTCGACGCCGAGCTCGATCTCGTTGCGCACCTGGCGCACGCCTACCCGTCCGACCCGGGTGTGATCGTGGCGATGCTCATGAACCTCGTCTCGCTCGCACCGGGAGAGGGGCTCTACGTGCCCGCCGGCGTGCTGCACGCTTACGTCGCGGGGCTCGGGGTCGAACTCATGGCCGCCAGCGACAACGTGCTGCGCGGGGGTCTCACCCCGAAGCACATCGACGTCGGCGAACTCGTCTCGGTGCTGACGCCGTCGCCTGGCCCGGCGCCCCGCGTCGAGGCGGAAGAGGTCGGCGAGGGCCTGTGGCGCTATCCGACCCCCGCGCCCGACTTCACGCTGCGCCGGGCGGATGTGGCGGCCGACACCCCGGTGCGGGTGCCCGTCGCCGACACCGCGATCCTGCTCGCGACGGCCGGCGAGGTCACGGTCGAGTCCGCGGGAGACGACCTCGCCCTCACGCCCGGTCGGGCCGTGCTCGTCACCCCCGACGCCGAAGGCGCGGTGCTGCGCGGCACCGGCACGGTGTTCATCGCGTCAACGGGGTTCATCGCGTAG
- a CDS encoding O-antigen ligase family protein, producing MAVHTKHPVSAPPAAPAREKTGHLLLRAWCIFVLTLAIGGVSWANAFGVPIASTITVLAALVSVALWFTIRPPVQWRRLPWYALVYVAFAAASVLWSAWPAATAITWSLLALTTFQALFVGGVLTWQELVRAISSALQWVLSVSLLFELFVSVVLQHPVMPQFAEAPEGVDPIVYWSRDNLFDGGRIQGVFGNANLLGIVAALAIIVFAVRYASQSPKRHGQLFWIVLAGYLLLRAGSATAYLCLAGAALVLATVLLMRTAKRPGERTKYYVAYAVIGLSGGLTLWFGRDLIFSALGRDSDLTGREMIWDAVLTRAGERPWAGWGYSTPWVPWEARIDGWIIDHDQTVMQAHSMWVDVFFQLGVIGLVLIGLASFAFVWRSWFFAVDRPRWDLRADRPYSALSLLPTLTGAVLLVQGFSESNPLMLWGWMFVVMFAFKIKQSPHIGEGPIEQRLAIERGELMKQEP from the coding sequence ATGGCCGTCCACACGAAACACCCGGTGTCGGCGCCGCCGGCCGCCCCCGCCCGCGAGAAGACCGGTCACCTGCTGCTGCGCGCGTGGTGCATCTTCGTGCTGACCCTCGCCATCGGCGGCGTCTCGTGGGCGAACGCGTTCGGCGTGCCCATCGCCTCGACGATCACCGTGCTCGCCGCCCTGGTGTCGGTTGCGCTGTGGTTCACGATCCGCCCGCCGGTGCAGTGGCGGCGCCTCCCCTGGTATGCGCTGGTCTACGTCGCATTCGCGGCGGCGTCGGTGCTGTGGTCGGCGTGGCCCGCGGCGACGGCGATCACGTGGTCGCTCCTGGCTCTCACGACCTTCCAGGCCCTGTTCGTCGGGGGCGTGCTCACCTGGCAGGAGCTCGTCCGCGCGATCTCGTCGGCGCTGCAGTGGGTGCTGTCGGTGTCGCTGCTGTTCGAGCTGTTCGTGTCGGTCGTGCTGCAGCATCCGGTCATGCCGCAGTTCGCGGAGGCGCCGGAGGGGGTCGATCCGATCGTCTACTGGTCGCGCGACAACCTGTTCGACGGCGGGCGCATCCAGGGGGTCTTCGGAAACGCGAACCTGCTCGGGATCGTCGCCGCGCTCGCGATCATCGTGTTCGCCGTGCGCTATGCGTCGCAGAGCCCCAAGCGGCACGGGCAGCTGTTCTGGATCGTGCTCGCGGGCTACCTGCTTCTCCGTGCCGGCTCGGCGACCGCCTACCTCTGCCTCGCCGGCGCAGCATTGGTGCTGGCGACCGTGCTGCTGATGCGCACCGCGAAGCGACCGGGTGAGCGCACCAAGTACTACGTCGCCTACGCGGTGATCGGCCTGAGCGGCGGGCTCACGCTGTGGTTCGGCCGCGACCTGATCTTCTCCGCGCTGGGGCGCGACTCCGACCTGACCGGCCGCGAGATGATCTGGGATGCGGTGCTGACGCGTGCGGGCGAGCGCCCGTGGGCCGGGTGGGGCTACTCCACGCCGTGGGTGCCGTGGGAGGCGCGCATCGACGGGTGGATCATCGATCACGACCAGACGGTGATGCAGGCGCACAGCATGTGGGTGGATGTGTTCTTCCAGCTCGGCGTGATCGGACTCGTGCTCATCGGCCTCGCCTCCTTCGCCTTCGTGTGGCGGTCGTGGTTCTTCGCCGTCGACCGTCCGCGCTGGGATCTGCGGGCCGACCGGCCCTACTCGGCGCTGTCGCTGCTGCCGACCCTCACCGGGGCGGTGCTATTGGTGCAGGGCTTCTCGGAGTCGAATCCGCTCATGCTGTGGGGCTGGATGTTCGTGGTCATGTTCGCGTTCAAGATCAAGCAGTCGCCGCACATCGGCGAGGGGCCGATCGAGCAGCGCCTCGCGATCGAGCGGGGCGAACTGATGAAGCAGGAGCCGTGA
- a CDS encoding O-antigen ligase family protein: MTPAARTAWLTGLLASAPFARAYTLAALGAVFSSFAIERTAGLVSYVTIIVGLCVLGLGMLLARRREISLLRLVPVSVVLFVAWALASTFWSSDSSETWWNWVALAGIAFLAIVIGHVRDTLQTVRALGDVLRVLLGASLVVEILSGILLDVPFRFLGVQGNIATEGSIQGIFGTRNLLGFVAVMALVTFLIEYRTQSVRVGVSVVSVVLAGALGFFSDSPTVLVLAVGVGAAVAALAWVRHTRAERRGAVQWFLGGVVIIGLVIGYVARHPIVAFLGAGTDFSTRVTLWNTMVDYVRFAPIEGQGWYGPWDDTEWPFNALNYVLNADHASGLNAYLDVLLQLGWVGLLIFLALCSTALVRSWLDASERRSVVYAWTPLMLVTLLIDSMFESFTLSGLGWLMLVLCAVRAGQSRSWRARLRSGEESPGLDPEGLPDLGPEPGPSRGQAG; encoded by the coding sequence GTGACACCGGCCGCGCGCACCGCGTGGCTGACCGGCCTGCTGGCCTCGGCGCCGTTCGCGCGCGCCTATACCCTGGCCGCCCTCGGGGCGGTCTTCTCCTCCTTCGCGATCGAGCGCACCGCCGGTCTCGTCTCGTACGTGACGATCATCGTGGGCCTGTGCGTGCTCGGGCTCGGGATGCTGCTGGCGCGGCGCCGTGAGATCTCGCTCCTGCGACTGGTGCCGGTCTCGGTGGTGCTCTTCGTGGCGTGGGCGCTCGCCAGCACGTTCTGGAGTTCGGATTCCTCGGAGACCTGGTGGAACTGGGTGGCGCTCGCCGGCATCGCGTTCCTCGCGATCGTGATCGGCCACGTGCGCGACACGCTGCAGACCGTGCGGGCGCTCGGCGATGTGCTCCGCGTGCTGCTGGGCGCCTCCCTCGTCGTGGAGATCCTCTCCGGCATCCTTCTCGATGTACCCTTCCGGTTCCTCGGCGTGCAGGGCAACATCGCCACCGAGGGGTCGATCCAGGGCATCTTCGGCACGCGCAACCTGCTGGGGTTCGTGGCCGTCATGGCGCTTGTGACGTTCCTCATCGAGTACCGCACGCAGTCGGTGCGGGTCGGCGTGTCGGTCGTGTCGGTGGTGCTCGCGGGGGCGCTGGGGTTCTTCAGCGACTCCCCCACCGTGCTCGTGCTCGCCGTCGGCGTGGGAGCCGCCGTCGCCGCCCTCGCGTGGGTTCGGCACACACGAGCCGAGCGTCGCGGCGCGGTGCAGTGGTTCCTCGGTGGCGTCGTCATCATCGGGCTCGTGATCGGATACGTCGCGCGGCATCCGATCGTCGCGTTCCTCGGCGCGGGCACCGACTTCTCCACCCGCGTGACGCTCTGGAACACGATGGTCGACTACGTGCGGTTCGCCCCCATCGAAGGTCAGGGGTGGTACGGGCCGTGGGATGACACCGAATGGCCCTTCAACGCGCTCAACTACGTGCTGAACGCCGACCACGCGAGCGGCCTCAACGCGTACCTCGACGTGCTGCTGCAATTGGGCTGGGTGGGGCTGCTGATCTTCCTCGCGCTGTGCAGCACAGCGCTGGTGCGCTCGTGGCTCGACGCGAGCGAGCGACGCTCGGTGGTCTACGCCTGGACGCCGCTGATGCTCGTGACGCTGCTCATCGACTCGATGTTCGAATCGTTCACCCTCTCGGGCCTCGGGTGGCTGATGCTCGTGCTGTGCGCGGTGCGCGCCGGCCAGTCCCGGTCGTGGCGCGCCCGCCTCCGCAGCGGTGAGGAATCGCCCGGGCTCGACCCGGAGGGTCTTCCGGATCTCGGGCCCGAACCCGGCCCTTCCAGGGGTCAGGCCGGGTAG
- a CDS encoding ABC transporter ATP-binding protein, with translation MSEQSAIRVDGLGVRFRRNRRGRRSLKDLFGGASRRSRPNEFWALRDVSFHVRPGESIGVVGRNGQGKSTLLKLVAGVLLPDEGSVSVYGGVAPLIEITGGFVGDLTVRENVRLTAGLHGMPRAEVNRRFDGIIEFAELEDFIDTPYKHLSNGMKVRLAFAVVSELDEPILLVDEVLAVGDKAFREKCYARIDELLAGGRTLFFVSHNERDLRRFCERGLYLKKGRLELDASLDEVLDRYNADYPA, from the coding sequence ATGAGCGAGCAGTCCGCGATCCGCGTCGACGGGCTCGGCGTGCGGTTCCGCCGGAATCGTCGGGGTCGCCGGAGCCTGAAGGATCTGTTCGGTGGTGCTTCGCGGCGCAGCCGCCCCAACGAGTTCTGGGCTCTGCGCGATGTGTCCTTCCATGTGCGCCCCGGCGAGTCGATCGGAGTCGTCGGCCGGAACGGGCAGGGGAAGTCCACGCTCTTGAAGCTCGTCGCCGGAGTGCTGCTTCCGGACGAGGGATCTGTCAGCGTCTACGGAGGAGTGGCGCCCCTCATCGAGATCACGGGTGGTTTCGTCGGCGACCTCACCGTTCGCGAGAACGTGCGACTGACAGCCGGACTCCACGGTATGCCGCGCGCTGAGGTGAACCGCCGGTTCGACGGCATCATCGAGTTCGCGGAACTCGAGGACTTCATCGACACGCCCTACAAGCACCTCTCGAACGGGATGAAGGTCCGCTTGGCCTTCGCGGTGGTCTCCGAACTCGACGAGCCGATCCTGCTCGTCGACGAGGTTCTCGCCGTCGGCGATAAGGCGTTCCGGGAGAAGTGCTACGCGCGGATCGACGAACTCTTGGCCGGAGGACGGACGCTCTTCTTCGTCAGCCACAACGAGCGCGACCTTCGGCGCTTCTGCGAGCGCGGGCTGTACCTCAAGAAGGGGCGCCTCGAGCTGGATGCGAGCCTCGACGAGGTGCTCGACCGATACAACGCCGACTACCCGGCCTGA
- a CDS encoding ABC transporter permease gives MTRTVGAPGSARRYFHSLWLLSARDLRVRYSTSALGYLWSILDPLVMSLIYWFVFTQVFERPVGTEPYIVFLITALLPWVWFNASITDFTKAFSKDARLVRSTSIPRSIWVTRIILSKGIEFLFSLPVIVFFAVLGGATLTWGVLLFPIAVIMQLVLLVGLGLLVAPLCMLWGDLERTTRLILRALFYASPIIYGIYDLPGVFPTVAAFNPLAGIFSLYRVAFFPDQWDPLAFIVSAIMCLAFLVAGLLVFRRLEPAVLKEL, from the coding sequence ATGACTCGAACCGTCGGTGCGCCGGGGAGCGCACGCCGGTACTTCCATTCCCTCTGGCTGCTGTCGGCGCGGGATTTGAGAGTCCGCTACTCGACGAGCGCGTTGGGATACCTGTGGTCGATCCTCGATCCCCTCGTGATGAGCCTCATCTACTGGTTCGTCTTCACGCAGGTGTTCGAACGGCCCGTGGGCACGGAGCCGTACATCGTCTTCCTCATCACGGCGCTCCTGCCGTGGGTGTGGTTCAACGCGTCGATCACCGACTTCACCAAGGCTTTCTCGAAGGACGCGCGGCTGGTCCGGTCGACGTCCATCCCTCGGTCGATCTGGGTCACGCGGATCATCCTCAGCAAGGGGATCGAGTTCCTCTTCTCCCTTCCGGTGATCGTCTTCTTCGCGGTCCTCGGCGGCGCGACCCTCACGTGGGGCGTGCTGCTCTTCCCGATCGCCGTCATCATGCAGCTTGTGCTCCTGGTCGGACTCGGACTTCTCGTCGCTCCCCTGTGCATGCTGTGGGGGGATCTGGAGCGAACGACGCGGCTCATCCTGCGCGCCCTGTTCTACGCCTCGCCGATCATCTACGGCATCTACGATCTGCCGGGGGTTTTCCCCACCGTCGCGGCGTTCAATCCGCTGGCGGGAATCTTCTCGCTGTACCGGGTCGCGTTCTTCCCCGACCAGTGGGACCCTCTCGCGTTCATCGTCTCGGCCATCATGTGCCTCGCGTTCCTCGTCGCAGGTCTGCTGGTCTTCCGCCGCCTCGAGCCGGCCGTGTTGAAGGAGCTGTGA
- a CDS encoding glycosyltransferase gives MPQVLQNVVFPTERDPDILPLYADPETWATIDEEPVRVTSVAHLANVLDRRRARIPAGRRVSFASYFNAFPASYWQHWTNVREITLTVRTSGRATVLVYRSNGEGIKQRIITNEVEGAATTHVDLTLDKYGDGGWIWFDIFADAEDVVFEGAEWTTEQAAIRAGKASLGITTYNKPDFCVETLTALADAPDVLEYVDRVFVVDQGTELVADRPEYPTLAERLGETLQIIRQANLGGSGGFARAMTETLDRPESGFVQLLDDDVRIEPESVRRSIVFGQYAAVPTIVGAHMFDLLDRPKLHAWAEVVDEKPFMWRTLFQERMPHDFAEGNIRQTPTLHMRLDSDYNGWWMCLIPVEVLREIGLALPAFIKWDDAEYSLRARAAGIPTVSVPGVALWHVSWVGKDDSIDWQAYFHARNRIVAGLLHSRVPEGGTLLRHSRRLDLKHLMMMQYYPVALRHRALRDVLSGPAHLWPSLPTAMPAARALAKDFPETEVHRDTGDPLRSRRGRQVFTRGRRHEFDSPRGMRLRWFTASTLLRHWLHRPAPENIDQPEVEFSKLDAHWWRVPSVDSALVTTADGSGKTIYTRDRAKYRRMLLESMRLHRRLRREWARLAEDYRSALPSLTSPDAWRAAFEEKK, from the coding sequence TTGCCGCAGGTTCTGCAGAACGTCGTCTTCCCCACCGAGCGGGATCCCGACATCCTTCCGCTCTACGCGGACCCGGAGACCTGGGCGACCATCGACGAGGAGCCCGTGCGTGTCACAAGCGTCGCACACCTAGCGAATGTTCTGGATCGACGTCGCGCTCGAATTCCGGCCGGCCGCCGCGTGTCCTTCGCCTCGTACTTCAATGCCTTCCCCGCGTCGTATTGGCAGCACTGGACGAACGTGCGGGAGATCACGCTCACCGTGCGAACGAGCGGCCGTGCGACCGTGCTCGTATACCGCTCCAACGGAGAGGGCATTAAGCAGCGAATCATCACCAACGAGGTCGAAGGGGCGGCAACGACGCACGTCGACCTGACTCTCGACAAGTACGGTGACGGCGGGTGGATCTGGTTCGACATCTTCGCCGACGCCGAGGATGTCGTCTTCGAGGGCGCAGAGTGGACAACGGAGCAGGCGGCGATTCGCGCCGGCAAGGCATCCCTCGGCATCACGACATACAACAAGCCGGATTTCTGCGTCGAAACCCTGACCGCGCTGGCCGACGCCCCCGACGTCCTCGAGTACGTCGACCGCGTGTTCGTCGTCGACCAGGGGACCGAACTCGTCGCCGACAGGCCCGAGTATCCCACTCTCGCGGAGCGCCTGGGCGAGACGCTGCAGATCATCCGCCAGGCGAATCTCGGCGGTTCGGGCGGTTTTGCGCGCGCGATGACTGAGACTCTGGACAGACCCGAGAGCGGATTCGTCCAACTCCTCGACGACGATGTGCGCATCGAGCCGGAATCAGTGCGACGATCGATTGTCTTCGGCCAGTACGCTGCCGTGCCGACGATCGTCGGCGCGCACATGTTCGACCTTCTTGACCGCCCGAAGCTTCATGCCTGGGCCGAAGTCGTCGACGAGAAGCCGTTCATGTGGCGCACGCTCTTCCAGGAGCGTATGCCGCACGACTTCGCTGAGGGCAACATTCGCCAGACGCCGACGCTGCACATGCGCCTGGACTCCGACTACAACGGCTGGTGGATGTGCCTGATCCCGGTCGAGGTGTTGCGTGAGATCGGACTCGCACTGCCGGCCTTCATCAAGTGGGATGACGCCGAGTACTCGCTGCGGGCGCGCGCGGCGGGGATACCCACCGTGTCCGTGCCCGGTGTAGCCCTGTGGCACGTGTCGTGGGTCGGCAAAGACGACTCGATAGATTGGCAGGCCTACTTTCACGCGCGCAACCGCATCGTCGCAGGTCTGCTGCACTCCCGCGTCCCGGAAGGCGGAACGCTGTTGCGCCACAGCCGCCGTTTGGACCTGAAGCACTTGATGATGATGCAGTACTACCCGGTCGCACTTCGACATCGCGCACTGCGGGATGTGCTCTCCGGTCCTGCACACCTGTGGCCGAGTCTCCCGACCGCTATGCCCGCCGCGCGCGCCCTCGCCAAGGACTTCCCGGAGACCGAGGTCCACCGCGACACGGGCGACCCGCTCCGTTCACGTCGAGGGCGCCAGGTCTTCACTCGCGGTCGCCGTCATGAGTTCGACAGCCCGCGCGGCATGCGTCTGCGCTGGTTCACAGCCTCGACGCTCCTTCGGCACTGGCTGCATCGTCCCGCGCCGGAGAACATCGACCAACCGGAAGTCGAGTTCAGCAAGCTCGATGCACACTGGTGGCGCGTGCCGTCCGTGGACAGCGCACTCGTCACGACCGCTGACGGTTCCGGCAAGACCATCTACACCCGTGACCGCGCCAAGTACAGAAGGATGCTCCTCGAGAGCATGCGACTCCATCGACGCCTCAGGCGCGAGTGGGCGCGTCTCGCGGAGGACTACCGATCTGCTCTGCCGTCGTTGACCTCACCGGATGCCTGGCGGGCGGCCTTCGAGGAGAAGAAGTGA